One genomic window of Metopolophium dirhodum isolate CAU chromosome 4, ASM1992520v1, whole genome shotgun sequence includes the following:
- the LOC132943878 gene encoding DNA topoisomerase I, mitochondrial: MAEDRESSDRKHEKSKKRDREHEKNGVKKEIKREYKDEPYDSGYHSQIKRDYKLNHSIKNENFSDDGDFNMSSHKRKQSDDDFSIKEEVASDDDDIPLSNRKRKHSGSSEDDVPLSARTKHIKKEHNSSHKKHKKDKEHKSKHKEKDRNHSSRDSKHKVKKENNTSQKESPVKGTPKKKKEEEPQEVWKWWEEEKKDDGVKWKFLEHKGPVFAPAYEPLPSNVKFYYNGKQVVLSELAEEVATFYAKMLEHDYTTKEVFNKNFLKDWRKTMTLKEKELITDLSLCNFKEMNVYFTKKSEERKAMSKEEKKKIKEENEALQKEYGFCTIDGHKEKIGNFKIEPPGLFRGRGEHPKMGMLKKRVVPEDVLINCSKDSNIPKPPPGHKWKEVRHDFGVTWLASWIENVQGQVKYVMLNPSSKLKGEKDWQKYETARRLAKSIDKIRENYINDWKSREMHVRQRSVALYFIDKLALRAGNEKDEDQADTVGCCSLRVEHIQLHEEFNDKEYVVVFDFLGKDSIRYYNEVPVEKRVFKNLKIFMENKKGSDDLFDRLNTSILNQHLHELMDGLTAKVFRTFNASWTLQQQLEKLTDPNVSVAEKILQYNRANRAVAILCNHQRAIPKTHEKSMGNLKEKIQTKRAAVKEAKDQYKQAKRDVKDGSVHSKAQLEKRKKALERLKEQLTKLEVQETDKEENKTIALGTSKLNYLDPRISVAWCKKFNVPIEKIYNKTQRDKFRWAIDMAGPEYVF, translated from the exons ATGGCCG AAGATCGTGAGTCCAGTGATCGGAAACATGAAAAATCAAAGAAGCGTGATAGG GAACATGAAAAAAATGGTGTTAAGAAAGAAATTAAACGAGAATACAAAGATGAGCCCTATGATTCAGGTTATCATTCCCAGATTAAAAGAgattacaaattaaatcataGTATTAAGAATGAAAATTTCTCTGATGATGGCGACTTTAATATGTCCAGCCACAAGAGGAAACAAAGTGATGATGATTTTTCAATAAAGGAAGAAGTAGCGTCTGATGATGATGACATACCTTTATCAAATAGAAAACGTAAACATTCTGGCAGTAGTGAAGATGACGTTCCTCTGAGCGCTCGAACAaagcatattaaaaaagaacacAACAGCagtcataaaaaacataaaaaagatAAGGAACATAAGAGTAAACATAAAGAAAAGGATAGAAATCATTCATCTAGAGATTCTAAACATAaggttaaaaaagaaaataatacatcTCAAAAAGAAAGTCCCGTTAAAGGTACACCAAAGAAAAAGAAGGAAGAAGAACCGCAAGAAGTATGGAAATGGTGGGAAGAAGAGAAAAAAGATGATGGTGTTAAATGGAAGTTTTTGGAACATAAAGGACCTGTATTTGCTCCAGCGTATGAACCTTTACCGAGTAATGTTAAATTCTATTACAATGGTAAGCAAGTAGTTCTTTCAGAGTTGGCTGAAGAAGTAGCGACATTCTATGCTAAAATGCTTGAACATGATTATACAACAAAAGAAGTATTTAATAAGAACTTTCTCAAAGACTGGCGCAAAACTATGACACTTAAAGAAAAGGAGTTAATAACTGATCTTTCATTATGTAACTTTAAAGAGATGAacgtatattttactaaaaaatcagAGGAACGTAAAGCTATGAGTAAAgaggaaaaaaagaaaattaaagaaGAAAACGAAGCTTTGCAAAAAGAGTATGGGTTTTGTACTATTGATGGTCATAAAGAAAAGATTGGTAATTTCAAAATAGAACCACCTGGTTTATTTAGAGGACGAGGTGAACATCCTAAGATGGGTATGTTAAAAAAACGAGTAGTACCCGAAGATGTCTTAATTAATTGTAGTAAAGATTCTAATATACCTAAACCTCCTCCTGGTCACAAATGGAAAGAAGTTAGACATGACTTTGGTGTCACATGGCTTGCTAGCTGGATAGAAAACGTTCAAGGTCAAGTTAAATATGTTATGTTAAATCCATCTTCTAAACTTAAGGGTGAAAAAGATTGGCAAAAGTATGAGACTGCTAGAAGATTGGCAAAATCAATTGACAAGATaagagaaaattatattaatgactgGAAATCTCGTGAAATGCATGTAAGACAAAGGTCAGTTGCTTTGTATTTCATTGATAAATTGGCATTGAGAGCAGGAAATGAAAAAGATGAAGACCAAGCTGATACTGTTGGTTGTTGCTCTTTACGTGTGGAACACATACAATTACATGAAGAATTTAATGACAAAGAATATGTAGTTGTATTTGATTTCCTTGGTAAAGATTCCATTAGATATTACAACGAAGTACCTGTAGAAAAAAGAGTTTTCAAAAACTTGaagatatttatggaaaataaaaaaggtaGTGATGATTTATTTGATCGTTTGAACACATCAATATTGAATCAACACTTGCATGAACTTATGGATGGACTTACTGCAAAAGTTTTCCGTACATTCAATGCTTCATGGACCCTTCAACAACAACTAGAAAAATTAACTGATCCAAATGTGTCTGTTGCGGAGAAAATCTTACAATATAATCGAGCGAATCGTGCAGTTGCAATTTTGTGTAACCATCAACGCGCAATACCAAAAACACATGAAAAGTCAATGGGAAACTTAAAggaaaaaattcaaactaaaagaGCGGCTGTAAAAGAAGCTAAGGATCAATATAAACAAGCCAAACGAGATGTGAAAGACGGCAGTGTGCATTCCAAGGCTCAGTTAGAAAAGAGGAAAAAAGCTTTAGAACGATTAAAAGAACAATTGACTAAATTAGAAGTTCAAGAAACTGACAAGGAAGAAAACAAGACAATTGCTTTGGGTACGtccaaattgaattatttagatCCGCGTATATCAGTAGCTTGGTGCAAAAAGTTCAACGTTCCTATTGAGAAGATATACAATAAAACGCAAAGAGACAAGTTTAGATGGGCCATTGACATGGCTGGACCAGAgtacgtattttaa
- the LOC132943879 gene encoding tubulin delta chain-like — MSVLTICFGTCGIRFTHSLYSTIFNDINAFDPIVTQHVNEEYKHISESYFFELKSSGYLEPRSVLIDIGDPNIGETLKKSKNCNWGFGQNALGFNFIEGTTNNWSYCYYVKGPEMFEDVSSRLRFEINKIDQIEYFLIILSPSGGCAGSACFILEKLKQDFPKISFIVVFIIPYQSKDAIQNYNTSFTISKLYSISDCIFSFENSVLQEVCQAGHSEVKVSFDDLNQIATKQLISIFQPVEHQTFPYFLSLVHDQKYKFLRLMSSPNYRKEYSSYESTPRWEAIVNQTIRSLNASHTVSFGNFVVYRGATTNDVDKLNFCGKLNTLSFSKHILEEHKFSQMFQQRHFMGSKYLSVLSNNSTNVSALNSVVKLAKRAFSHKAFVHHYIQYNTNINDFKNVFSNVNQIIKDYYELE, encoded by the coding sequence ATGTCTGTTCTAACCATTTGTTTTGGTACTTGTGGAATACGTTTTACACATAGTCTTTATTCCactatttttaatgacattAACGCTTTTGATCCTATTGTTACTCAACACGTTAACGAAGAGTATAAGCATATAAGCGAATCTTATTTCTTTGAATTAAAATCTAGTGGTTATTTGGAACCCAGGTCGGTTTTAATAGATATAGGAGATCCAAATATTGGTGAAaccttaaaaaaatcaaaaaattgtaattggggATTTGGACAAAATGCATTaggatttaattttattgaaggaACAACAAATAACTGGTCATACTGCTATTATGTCAAAGGTCCTGAAATGTTTGAAGATGTTTCTAGTCGATTgagatttgaaataaataaaattgatcaaattgaatattttttaataatattatcaccttCAGGTGGTTGTGCTGGATCAGCATGTTTTATACTTGAGAAATTAAAACAGGATTTCCCCAAAATTTCTTTTATTGTTGTCTTTATTATACCATATCAGTCTAAAGATGCtatccaaaattataatacttcatTTACTATAAGCAAATTGTATAGTATTTCAgattgtattttttcatttgaaaattcTGTTTTACAAGAAGTTTGTCAAGCTGGACATTCAGAGGTCAAAGTTTCATTTGATGATTTGAATCAAATAGCCACCAAAcaattaatatctatttttcaaCCAGTTGAACATCAAACGTTCCCTTATTTTCTGTCACTTGTAcatgatcaaaaatataaatttttaagattaatGTCATCTCCTAATTATAGAAAAGAATATTCTTCTTATGAATCAACTCCCAGGTGGGAAGCAATTGTGAATCAAACTATACGTTCATTAAATGCATCACATACTGTGTCTTTTGGAAATTTTGTTGTATATCGAGGTGCTACTACCAAtgatgttgataaattaaatttttgtggaAAGTTAAATActttatcattttcaaaacatattcTAGAGGAACACAAATTTTCACAAATGTTTCAGCAGAGACATTTTATGGGTTCCAAATATTTAAGTGTGTTGTCAAATAATTCTACTAATGTTTCTGCTTTAAACTCTGTAGTAAAATTAGCCAAACGGGCTTTTTCCCATAAAgcatttgtacatcattatattcaatataatacaaatatcaacgattttaaaaacgttttttctAATGTGAACCAAATTATTAAAGACTATTATGAATTAGAGTGA